One segment of Desulfosudis oleivorans Hxd3 DNA contains the following:
- a CDS encoding ISNCY-like element ISDol1 family transposase produces MRKKWQKQMTFMPQEIDHPQARELEAISQLLDSKSTIYEIVLQDLPSQATSGSPGGAQGMTAEQVIRAAIVKVLFGFTYEELAFHLVDSMSIRRFCRIGITDEGFKKSTLHKNIKALSAETWQLINKEVLAHAEEAGIEKGRQVRIDCTVVESNIHKPSDSVLLWDAVRAITRLLERAQQETGKQRLLFHDHRRIAKKRMLAIQYTRDAKARKPLYKDLVKKTRQCVSYARSAVKALEQSVAHPSRTALAIELQSFVRLTDQVIRQTELRVFQDQQVPSSEKIVSLFEPHTDIIVKDRRDTYYGHKVCLTGGKSNLILDCLIVEGNPADTTLTETMLDRQHQIYNRYPLKAALDGGFASKDNLAKAKEKKIKDVCFAKKRGLSELDMCRSHYVYKQLRRFRAGIEAGISWLKRTFGFNRCMWKGLPSFKSYVWATIVSANLLTVARKQLA; encoded by the coding sequence ATGCGCAAAAAATGGCAAAAACAAATGACCTTCATGCCTCAAGAAATTGATCATCCGCAAGCCAGAGAACTCGAAGCCATCAGTCAGTTGCTTGACAGCAAATCTACCATTTACGAAATCGTCTTGCAAGACCTTCCCAGTCAAGCGACATCCGGCTCGCCAGGTGGCGCCCAGGGCATGACTGCCGAGCAGGTGATACGAGCCGCCATTGTAAAGGTCCTGTTCGGCTTTACATACGAAGAACTGGCCTTTCATTTGGTCGATTCCATGAGCATCCGGCGCTTCTGTCGAATCGGCATTACCGACGAAGGGTTTAAAAAATCCACGCTTCATAAAAACATCAAAGCCCTGTCCGCCGAGACCTGGCAGTTGATCAACAAGGAGGTGCTGGCGCATGCCGAAGAAGCCGGGATTGAAAAAGGCCGTCAGGTGCGTATTGATTGCACGGTTGTTGAAAGCAATATCCATAAGCCGAGTGATTCTGTCCTTCTGTGGGACGCCGTCCGGGCTATTACCCGGTTATTGGAACGCGCCCAACAAGAGACCGGGAAGCAAAGGCTTTTGTTCCATGACCACCGGCGGATCGCAAAAAAACGAATGCTGGCGATTCAATACACCCGTGACGCAAAAGCCCGAAAGCCCCTTTACAAAGACCTTGTCAAAAAAACCCGCCAGTGCGTCTCCTATGCCAGGTCAGCCGTAAAAGCGCTGGAGCAATCCGTGGCCCATCCTTCCAGAACGGCATTGGCCATTGAACTGCAGAGCTTTGTGCGCCTGACCGATCAGGTGATCCGTCAGACCGAGCTGCGCGTCTTCCAGGACCAGCAGGTTCCGTCGTCAGAAAAAATCGTCTCTTTGTTTGAACCGCATACGGACATCATTGTCAAAGACCGCCGGGACACCTATTACGGACATAAAGTCTGTCTGACCGGCGGCAAATCAAATCTGATCCTTGATTGCCTTATTGTTGAAGGCAACCCGGCCGATACCACACTGACAGAGACCATGCTGGATCGCCAGCATCAGATTTATAATCGTTACCCGCTGAAAGCCGCCCTTGATGGCGGATTTGCCTCCAAAGACAACCTGGCCAAAGCCAAAGAGAAAAAGATCAAAGACGTATGCTTTGCCAAAAAACGCGGGTTGTCTGAATTGGATATGTGTCGCAGCCATTATGTTTATAAACAGTTACGCCGCTTCCGTGCGGGCATCGAGGCCGGGATATCCTGGCTCAAACGGACCTTCGGCTTCAACCGCTGCATGTGGAAAGGCCTGCCGTCCTTTAAAAGCTATGTCTGGGCAACGATCGTGTCGGCAAATTTGCTGACCGTTGCCAGAAAACAACTGGCATAA
- a CDS encoding LysE family transporter: protein METSFLTIASLSFAVALTGAMAPGPLLTYTIIQSAQSRRGYLMGLWIIAGHAAIEAAIIVLLMAGFSFVLNSPPAVKIIGVAGGTMLVWFGISVIRDIYRRHRPGALNGETSDIAPALATNTTLRRRLLKNPVSGGALVSMANPYWWVWWATIGLAFMTEFEISFANPAGFAAFFLGHEAGDLAWYLVVSTLAFWGVQKLNPKVYAAMLTCCGLFMVGFGIYLGVSPFI from the coding sequence ATGGAAACCTCCTTTCTCACCATCGCATCCCTCTCCTTTGCCGTGGCCCTTACCGGCGCCATGGCGCCGGGACCGCTTTTGACCTACACCATCATCCAGTCCGCGCAAAGCCGGCGGGGCTACCTGATGGGCCTCTGGATCATTGCCGGCCATGCCGCCATTGAGGCGGCCATCATCGTGCTGCTGATGGCCGGGTTCTCCTTTGTGTTAAACAGCCCGCCGGCCGTAAAAATCATCGGCGTGGCCGGCGGTACCATGCTGGTGTGGTTCGGCATCTCCGTGATTCGCGACATTTATCGCCGCCACCGGCCCGGGGCCCTGAACGGCGAAACAAGTGACATCGCGCCCGCTCTCGCAACAAACACCACCCTGCGCCGGCGGCTGTTGAAAAACCCGGTGTCCGGCGGGGCACTGGTCTCCATGGCCAACCCTTACTGGTGGGTCTGGTGGGCCACCATCGGGCTGGCCTTCATGACCGAATTTGAAATCTCCTTTGCCAACCCGGCCGGGTTTGCCGCCTTTTTTCTGGGCCACGAGGCCGGGGACCTGGCCTGGTACCTGGTGGTCTCCACCCTCGCCTTCTGGGGCGTTCAGAAGCTCAACCCCAAAGTTTATGCCGCCATGCTGACCTGCTGCGGCCTTTTCATGGTGGGGTTCGGGATATACCTGGGCGTGTCGCCATTCATCTGA
- a CDS encoding nitroreductase family protein has protein sequence MEHLMEIIKNRRSIRHFEATPLSDEMVNTLLESIKWAPSWANTQCWEVVVVKDPAIKEQLAEAVFKGNPAAKSITAAPAVFVLCAKLQSSGYYKGQVTTKFGDWFMFDMGIACQNLCLCGHAMGLGSVVVGLFDHDKTRTVLNVPEGYEVVCMVPMGHPAKSSSAPKRREISEFTHNDTF, from the coding sequence ATGGAACACCTGATGGAGATCATCAAAAACCGTCGCAGCATTCGCCATTTTGAAGCAACACCGCTTTCCGATGAAATGGTCAATACCCTGCTGGAGTCGATAAAATGGGCCCCCTCCTGGGCCAACACCCAGTGCTGGGAGGTGGTGGTGGTCAAGGACCCGGCGATAAAAGAGCAACTGGCCGAGGCCGTGTTCAAGGGCAACCCGGCCGCAAAGTCGATCACCGCGGCGCCGGCGGTGTTTGTGCTGTGCGCAAAGCTGCAAAGCTCGGGCTACTACAAGGGCCAGGTCACCACCAAGTTCGGCGACTGGTTCATGTTTGACATGGGCATCGCCTGCCAGAACCTCTGCCTGTGCGGCCACGCCATGGGCCTGGGCAGCGTGGTGGTGGGCCTGTTCGACCACGACAAAACCCGGACCGTCCTGAACGTGCCCGAAGGATACGAAGTGGTCTGCATGGTGCCCATGGGCCATCCGGCCAAATCCTCGTCTGCACCCAAACGCAGGGAGATTAGCGAGTTCACCCATAACGACACGTTCTGA
- a CDS encoding enoyl-CoA hydratase/isomerase family protein has translation MADITYTLDKEVAVVSLNTGENRFNLDFVDTFISVFDELETKTEARTIVVTSSHEKIFSNGIDLDWLSGLIQAGKADEVKQFLYRQNDMFKRVATCPMITIAAISGHAFAGGAILACAFDFRVMRSDRGFFCFPEVDLGIPFLPGMLALLESAIPLYKMNEMQYLGLRMTAEECEKHHIVTRACHKDDLMNEAMAFAKKFNKDRKTIGEMKRRMNRNIVAAMDNEDGAYIERGRLV, from the coding sequence ATGGCGGATATCACTTACACACTGGACAAGGAAGTGGCGGTTGTTTCGTTAAACACCGGCGAAAACCGGTTCAACCTCGACTTTGTCGACACCTTTATCTCGGTGTTCGACGAGCTCGAGACCAAAACCGAGGCCCGCACCATTGTGGTTACATCCTCCCACGAGAAAATCTTTTCCAACGGCATCGACCTGGACTGGCTGTCCGGCCTGATCCAGGCCGGTAAAGCCGACGAGGTAAAACAGTTTCTCTACCGGCAGAACGACATGTTCAAGCGGGTGGCCACCTGCCCCATGATCACCATTGCCGCCATTTCCGGCCACGCCTTTGCCGGCGGCGCCATTCTGGCCTGCGCCTTTGACTTTCGGGTGATGCGGTCCGACCGGGGGTTTTTCTGCTTTCCCGAGGTGGACCTGGGCATTCCCTTTCTGCCGGGCATGCTGGCGCTGCTCGAGTCCGCCATTCCCCTTTACAAAATGAATGAGATGCAGTACCTGGGCCTGCGCATGACGGCCGAAGAGTGCGAAAAGCACCACATCGTGACCAGGGCGTGTCACAAAGACGACTTGATGAACGAGGCCATGGCCTTTGCAAAAAAGTTCAACAAGGACCGCAAGACGATCGGCGAGATGAAGCGCCGCATGAACCGGAACATTGTGGCCGCCATGGACAACGAAGATGGGGCGTATATCGAAAGAGGGCGCCTGGTTTGA
- a CDS encoding IscA/HesB family protein, translating into MSGIEITPAAQEQILDYFKGKDVKPIRIFLNEGGUGGPSFAMALDEPKDSDTVHKVDDLQFIMDSAFLEKAQPVKVDFNQFGFAISSAIELQKGGSCGGSCSSGSCG; encoded by the coding sequence ATGAGTGGCATTGAAATCACGCCTGCGGCCCAGGAGCAGATCCTGGACTACTTCAAGGGCAAGGACGTAAAACCCATACGGATCTTTTTAAACGAAGGCGGGTGAGGCGGCCCATCCTTTGCAATGGCTCTGGATGAGCCAAAAGATTCGGATACGGTTCACAAGGTGGATGACCTGCAGTTCATCATGGACAGCGCTTTCCTGGAAAAAGCCCAGCCGGTAAAGGTTGACTTCAACCAGTTCGGCTTCGCCATTTCCTCTGCCATTGAACTTCAGAAAGGCGGCAGCTGCGGCGGTTCGTGCAGCAGCGGCTCCTGCGGTTAA
- a CDS encoding O-acetyl-ADP-ribose deacetylase: MEKEILSRLKVWQGDITTLEVDAIVNAANKTLLGGGGVDGAIHRAAGPELLAECKTLGGCDTGQAKITRGYRLPAKFVIHTVGPVYSRSNPGVAKLLAGCYTNSLKLAKDQGLASVAFPAVSCGVYGYPMKEACRIALDTVCDFLETDRTIEQVIFALFSADAVRVYEGYLSVLA, translated from the coding sequence ATGGAAAAAGAGATCCTGTCAAGGCTCAAAGTATGGCAGGGGGACATCACCACCCTGGAGGTGGATGCCATTGTCAATGCCGCCAACAAGACCCTGCTGGGCGGGGGCGGCGTGGACGGGGCCATTCACCGGGCCGCCGGTCCTGAGCTGCTGGCCGAGTGCAAAACCCTGGGCGGATGCGATACCGGCCAGGCCAAAATCACCAGGGGCTACCGGCTGCCGGCAAAATTCGTGATCCACACCGTGGGGCCGGTCTACAGCCGGTCCAACCCGGGTGTGGCAAAACTCCTGGCTGGCTGCTACACCAACAGCCTGAAACTGGCAAAAGACCAGGGCCTGGCCTCGGTCGCCTTTCCGGCCGTCAGCTGCGGAGTGTACGGCTACCCCATGAAAGAGGCCTGCAGAATCGCGTTGGACACGGTGTGCGACTTTCTTGAGACCGACCGGACCATCGAACAGGTGATTTTCGCGCTTTTTTCCGCGGACGCAGTCAGGGTGTATGAAGGGTATCTGTCAGTCCTTGCATAA
- the hisS gene encoding histidine--tRNA ligase codes for MLQLIKGFKDILPGEADRWRRIETLAAVTFGAFGFSEIRPPVMERTELFKRSIGEDTDIVEKEMYTFEDRGGDLVTLRPEATASVVRAYIQHKLYADTPVAKLYTIGPMFRRERPQKGRYRQFHQINAEAFGVAAPYMDAQLIFMLMILFSALGLKDTRVHINSLGCAQCRPAFKQRLLSFLEGRKADLCEDCTRRIDRNPLRVLDCKVDRCRHVSAEAPQITDFLCPGCAAHFDEVTGLLTDLGVGFDIDKRLVRGLDYYTRTTFEVQTDRLGAQSAIAGGGRYDDLVKLLGGPDQPAVGFAVGLERLVELVAMEETVSDVAHLRLFIAALGERARRRAFGWMCELNRRGFDVEMSLEERGLKSQMKTADKWNASHVLIVGDAEMETGSLILRNMKTKAQQEIPLGDVPGALITMMDNRQEN; via the coding sequence ATGTTACAGTTAATTAAAGGCTTCAAGGATATTCTGCCCGGTGAGGCGGACCGGTGGCGTCGCATCGAGACACTGGCGGCCGTCACATTTGGTGCCTTTGGTTTTTCCGAGATTCGGCCCCCGGTGATGGAACGCACCGAGCTGTTCAAGCGAAGCATCGGGGAAGATACTGATATTGTTGAAAAAGAGATGTACACCTTCGAGGACAGGGGCGGCGACCTGGTAACATTACGACCGGAGGCCACCGCCTCGGTGGTGCGGGCCTATATTCAGCACAAGCTCTATGCCGACACGCCGGTGGCCAAGCTTTACACCATCGGCCCCATGTTCCGGCGGGAACGGCCCCAGAAGGGCCGGTACCGGCAGTTTCACCAGATCAATGCCGAGGCCTTTGGCGTGGCCGCGCCCTACATGGACGCCCAGTTGATCTTCATGCTGATGATCCTGTTTTCAGCCCTTGGCCTGAAAGACACCCGGGTGCACATCAACTCCCTGGGGTGCGCCCAGTGCCGGCCGGCCTTCAAGCAGCGGCTGCTCTCTTTTTTGGAAGGCCGGAAGGCCGACCTGTGCGAGGACTGCACCCGGCGCATCGATCGCAATCCGCTGCGGGTACTGGACTGCAAGGTGGACCGGTGCCGCCATGTGTCGGCCGAGGCGCCGCAGATCACTGATTTTCTCTGCCCCGGCTGTGCCGCTCATTTTGACGAGGTCACCGGCCTTCTGACGGACCTGGGCGTGGGGTTTGATATCGACAAGCGCCTGGTAAGGGGGCTGGACTACTACACCCGCACCACGTTTGAAGTGCAGACCGACCGGCTGGGGGCCCAGAGCGCCATTGCCGGCGGCGGCCGGTACGATGACCTGGTGAAGCTGCTGGGCGGGCCGGACCAGCCGGCCGTGGGATTTGCCGTGGGCCTGGAGCGGCTGGTGGAGCTGGTGGCAATGGAGGAAACCGTGTCCGATGTCGCCCACCTCCGGCTTTTTATCGCGGCCCTGGGCGAGCGTGCCCGGCGCAGGGCTTTCGGGTGGATGTGCGAGCTCAACCGCCGGGGCTTTGACGTTGAAATGAGCCTGGAGGAGCGGGGCCTGAAAAGCCAGATGAAAACCGCCGACAAGTGGAACGCCTCCCATGTGCTGATCGTGGGTGACGCCGAAATGGAAACCGGCAGCCTGATTTTGAGAAACATGAAGACAAAGGCGCAGCAGGAGATTCCCCTTGGGGACGTGCCCGGCGCGCTGATAACGATGATGGACAACAGACAGGAGAACTAA
- the aspS gene encoding aspartate--tRNA ligase, whose amino-acid sequence MVDTLGNMRRTHTCNELSAASAGTEVVLAGWVQRRRDHGGVIFVDLRDREGITQVVFNPDREPAVHAKAHDIRNEYVICVKGKVEKRPDDMVNPKLTTGEIEVAASELAILNTAKTPPFMVEDRIDVSESIRLKHRFVDLRRPAMQKNLLARHRAGMAAREFLNSQGFLDIETPFLTRNTPEGARDYLVPSRVNPGAFYALPQSPQLFKQMLMVAGFDRYYQIVRCFRDEDLRADRQPEFTQIDLEMSFVGEEDVMAIGEGLVANVVRQVTGEAVDLPFSRMTYDQAMADYGLDKPDLRFDMKLVDITDIAAGCGFQVFSGAVKNGGIVKALNAKGCADFTRKELDDYTEFVAIYKARGLAWVKVREDGWQSPIAKFFTDDEKASMAQRLNMAVGDLVFFGADAASVVNDSLGNLRNRIGERLGLVDKNRMCFLWVTDFPFFEYDETEKRYQAKHHPFTAPHEADMEHLHTDPEAVRSRAYDLVLNGTEIGGGSIRIHNRQVQEKMFEALGLAPEDYTAKFGFLLDALDSGAPPHGGMAFGFDRLVMLLCGESSIREVIAFPKTQKAACALTDAPSPADKKQLDELFIKVTADINKE is encoded by the coding sequence GTGGTTGACACGCTGGGAAATATGAGACGGACCCACACCTGCAACGAGCTTTCCGCGGCGTCCGCGGGAACCGAGGTGGTGCTGGCCGGCTGGGTGCAGCGTCGCCGGGATCATGGCGGTGTTATTTTTGTAGACCTGCGGGACCGGGAGGGCATCACCCAGGTGGTGTTTAATCCGGACCGGGAGCCGGCGGTACATGCCAAGGCCCACGATATCCGCAACGAGTACGTGATCTGCGTAAAGGGCAAGGTGGAAAAGCGGCCCGACGACATGGTCAATCCCAAACTGACCACCGGCGAGATCGAGGTGGCGGCCAGCGAGCTGGCCATTTTAAACACGGCCAAAACACCGCCCTTCATGGTGGAGGACCGGATCGACGTGTCTGAATCGATCCGGCTCAAGCACCGGTTTGTGGACCTGCGCCGGCCGGCCATGCAGAAAAACCTTCTGGCCCGTCACCGGGCCGGTATGGCGGCCCGGGAGTTTCTCAACAGCCAGGGCTTTTTAGACATCGAGACCCCGTTTCTTACCCGCAACACGCCGGAAGGGGCCAGGGACTACCTGGTGCCCAGCCGGGTCAATCCCGGCGCTTTTTACGCCCTTCCCCAGTCTCCCCAGCTCTTCAAGCAGATGCTGATGGTGGCCGGGTTTGACCGGTATTACCAGATTGTCCGGTGCTTCCGGGACGAGGACCTGCGGGCCGACCGCCAGCCCGAGTTCACCCAGATCGACCTTGAGATGTCGTTCGTGGGCGAGGAGGATGTGATGGCCATCGGCGAAGGGCTGGTCGCCAACGTGGTCCGTCAGGTTACCGGCGAAGCCGTGGACCTGCCCTTTTCCCGCATGACCTATGACCAGGCCATGGCCGACTATGGCCTGGACAAGCCCGACCTGCGGTTTGACATGAAACTGGTGGACATCACCGATATCGCGGCCGGGTGCGGGTTCCAGGTCTTTTCCGGCGCGGTGAAGAACGGCGGTATTGTCAAGGCCTTAAACGCCAAGGGATGCGCCGATTTTACCCGCAAGGAGCTGGACGACTACACCGAGTTCGTGGCCATCTACAAGGCCAGGGGCCTGGCCTGGGTCAAGGTGAGGGAGGACGGGTGGCAGTCCCCCATTGCCAAGTTTTTCACCGACGACGAAAAGGCGTCCATGGCACAGCGGCTGAACATGGCGGTCGGGGACCTGGTCTTTTTCGGCGCTGATGCCGCGTCCGTTGTCAACGACAGCCTGGGCAACCTGAGAAACCGCATCGGCGAACGGCTGGGGCTGGTGGACAAAAACAGGATGTGTTTTCTGTGGGTCACGGACTTCCCCTTTTTCGAGTATGACGAGACCGAAAAGCGCTACCAGGCCAAGCACCATCCCTTTACCGCGCCCCACGAGGCGGACATGGAACATCTGCACACCGACCCCGAGGCGGTACGCTCCCGGGCCTATGACCTGGTGTTGAACGGCACCGAGATCGGCGGCGGCAGCATTCGTATTCATAACCGGCAGGTGCAGGAAAAAATGTTTGAGGCCCTGGGCCTGGCGCCGGAAGATTACACGGCCAAGTTCGGCTTTCTGCTCGACGCCCTGGATTCCGGGGCCCCGCCCCACGGCGGCATGGCCTTTGGATTCGACCGTCTGGTGATGCTCCTGTGCGGCGAGTCCTCCATTCGCGAGGTGATCGCGTTTCCCAAGACACAGAAAGCGGCCTGCGCCCTGACCGATGCCCCGTCTCCGGCGGACAAAAAACAGCTGGATGAACTGTTTATCAAAGTAACAGCGGATATAAACAAGGAGTAA
- a CDS encoding thiolase family protein gives MRKVVIVEGVRTAIGSFGGSLKSVPVVDLGAVVMRGVLKKAGLRPVTSDLMSEAAPDRLRDQGRIELENKAYDWEEGAVPVVIDEVIMGNVLQAGQGQNTGRQAMIRAGLPKETPAMTVNKICGSGLKAVALGASAIMTGQADVVVAGGQENMSLAPMALPKARWGHRMELTGVGEVYDLMVFDGLYEIFYGYHMGVTAENIARLYDIGRKEQDELGVLSHNRARKAITEGIFAQEIVPVVMSSRKGDVVFDTDERPMDTDMAKMSGLKPVFAKDGTVTAGNASGINDAAAAVILMSEEKAKELGLDASVSIKGFAAGGLDPAYMGLGPVPAVRRVMKSTGMTMADMEMIELNEAFASQAIGCMRELGIDTEKPNELGSGISLGHPIGCTGARQTVTALHHMKRKGYTTGLISMCIGGGMGMAMVIERQ, from the coding sequence ATGAGAAAAGTAGTGATCGTGGAAGGCGTGCGCACCGCCATCGGTTCTTTCGGCGGCTCTCTCAAGAGCGTGCCCGTGGTGGACCTGGGTGCCGTGGTGATGCGGGGCGTCCTGAAAAAGGCGGGCCTGCGGCCCGTCACCAGCGACCTGATGTCCGAGGCGGCACCGGACCGGCTCAGGGACCAGGGGCGTATCGAGTTGGAGAACAAGGCTTACGACTGGGAAGAAGGGGCCGTGCCGGTGGTGATCGACGAGGTGATCATGGGCAACGTGCTTCAGGCGGGCCAGGGCCAGAACACGGGCCGGCAGGCCATGATCCGGGCCGGCCTGCCCAAGGAGACCCCGGCCATGACCGTGAACAAGATCTGCGGTTCCGGTCTCAAGGCCGTGGCCCTTGGCGCTTCGGCCATCATGACGGGCCAGGCCGACGTGGTGGTGGCCGGTGGCCAGGAGAACATGAGCCTGGCGCCCATGGCCCTTCCCAAGGCCCGGTGGGGCCACCGCATGGAGCTTACCGGCGTGGGTGAAGTATACGACCTGATGGTGTTTGACGGCCTGTACGAGATTTTTTACGGCTACCACATGGGTGTCACCGCCGAGAACATCGCCCGGCTCTACGATATCGGCCGCAAGGAGCAGGACGAACTGGGCGTGCTGAGCCACAACCGGGCCAGAAAAGCCATCACCGAGGGCATTTTTGCCCAGGAGATCGTGCCGGTGGTGATGTCCTCGCGCAAGGGGGACGTGGTGTTTGACACCGACGAGCGGCCCATGGACACCGACATGGCGAAAATGTCCGGCTTAAAGCCGGTGTTTGCCAAGGACGGCACCGTGACCGCAGGCAACGCGTCCGGCATCAACGATGCCGCCGCCGCCGTGATCCTGATGAGCGAGGAAAAGGCAAAGGAGCTGGGCCTGGACGCGTCGGTTTCCATCAAGGGCTTTGCCGCGGGCGGCCTGGACCCGGCCTACATGGGCCTGGGGCCGGTGCCGGCGGTACGCAGGGTGATGAAAAGCACGGGCATGACCATGGCCGACATGGAGATGATCGAGCTCAACGAGGCCTTTGCCTCCCAGGCCATCGGCTGCATGCGGGAGCTGGGCATTGACACGGAAAAGCCCAACGAGCTGGGCAGCGGTATCTCCCTGGGCCATCCCATCGGCTGCACCGGGGCCCGCCAGACCGTGACGGCCCTGCACCA